In one window of Tripterygium wilfordii isolate XIE 37 chromosome 1, ASM1340144v1, whole genome shotgun sequence DNA:
- the LOC119999132 gene encoding uncharacterized protein LOC119999132 isoform X2, protein MSAKGGGRVGASNNGKNSTGISSIPAGSRKLVQTVKEIVNSPDAEIYTMLKACNMDPNEAVNSLLAQDPFHEVKSKRHKKKENKDSTDPRSHGASNTSNRSGRGGADRYGGRGGSSQFSSSESSFSQSKPSYKKENGTHASGGSSSCASGTAGNNINWKHPPNSDYYVNTESKMSVAGSRDAISSSLQPSSGMQPAWVGIPGQLSMADIVKMGKPQNRAPSIPNPPHHSGDLPADYLPTLSQMNTEPEFATSYPVSSNDEWPSIERPPAPSAPAVLAADSEFYTDSSKLHVDKGHQHMKSQLDDVPIADDGPVESLNANHVRPASISSTSTQEDNSRDSSLYDDNLYGNIAEDGASLLTANLQQLSLQNNDVVVQPEEDDPSVVIPDHLQVHMQDCAHLSFGSFGSGFSSAFSGPFASMPMKNDSEETIEAPDASSMGYSDTRNPEYYGDEHLRNSPDENFVHKAGVNASSYDSPSVSQPEVLKQETTEAPRGNQYAFPSSSPNYTYDNTQQLNTALNHQEMSSQIQNLSPFSSMMAYTNSLPSTLLASNVQAGREPDLPYSPFPVMQSVSTKYSDTDSSISGPSISMSEALRQGGISTQQPTPQTLPGASVATGPALPQHLAVHPYSQPTLPLGHFANMIGYPFLPQSYTYMPSAFQQAFSGNNTYHQSLAAMLPQYKNSVPVSSLPQTSAIASGYGFGSSTSAPGGNFPLNSPTAPAGTTIGYDDVLSSQYKDGNHLISLQQNDNSGMWVQGPGSRTMSAVPGSTYYSFQGQNQQPGGFRQGQQPSQHFGALGYPNFYHSQTGISLEQQQQQNTRDGSLGGSQGQQQPKQTQQLWQNNY, encoded by the exons ATGAGCGCCAAGGGAGGAGGAAGGGTTGGGGCCAGCAACAATGGCAAGAACAGTACTGGGATTTCGTCCATACCTGCAGGGTCAAGGAAGCTGGTGCAGACTGTGAAGGAGATTGTGAACTCTCCCGATGCGGAGATCTACACCATGCTTAAGGCCTGTAACATGGACCCTAACGAGGCTGTCAATAGCCTCCTCGCCCAAG ATCCTTTTCATGAGGTGAAGAGCAAACGGCACAAGAAAAAAGAG AATAAGGATTCAACGGATCCCAGATCTCATGGTGCTTCTAACACTTCGAACCGTAGTGGCAGGGGTGGTGCAGATCGTTATGGTGGACGTGGTGGGTCAAGCCAGTTCAGCTCTAGTG AGTCGAGTTTTTCACAAAGCAAGCCTTCATACAAGAAGGAAAATGGAACACATGCTTCTGGAGGCTCGTCATCTTGTGCTTCTGGTACTGCTGGGAACAACATAAACTGGAAACATCCACCCAATAG CGACTATTATGTCAATACAGAAAGTAAAATGTCAGTAGCAGGCTCGCGTGATGCGATCTCCTCATCCTTGCAACCTTCTTCTGGAATGCAACCCGCTTGGGTCGGTATTCCTGGTCAGTTATCGATGGCAGACATTGTGAAGATGGGTAAGCCTCAAAATAGGGCCCCTTCGATACCAAATCCACCTCATCACAGTGGTGACTTACCAGCAGATTATCTTCCCACGCTATCACAGATGAACACTGAACCAGAATTTGCTACAAGTTATCCTGTTTCTTCCAATGATGAATGGCCATCAATAGAGCGGCCACCTGCTCCTAGTGCGCCTGCCGTTTTAGCTGCAGATTCTGAGTTTTATACAGATTCATCTAAGTTGCATGTGGACAAAGGTCACCAGCATATGAAGTCCCAGTTAGACGATGTCCCGATAGCAGATGATGGTCCTGTTGAATCTTTGAATGCAAATCATGTTAGACCTGCTTCTATATCCAGTACAAGCACACAGGAGGACAATTCTAGAGATTCATCTCTATATGATGATAATTTGTATGGTAACATAG CTGAAGATGGTGCTTCATTACTGACTGCGAACTTGCAGCAACTGAGTTTACAGAACAATGATGTGGTGGTCCAACCTGAAGAGGATGATCCTTCTGTTGTGATTCCGGATCACTTGCAAGTTCATATGCAGGATTGTGCACACCTGagctttggaagttttggttcTGGTTTCAGTTCTGCCTTTTCTGGTCCTTTTGCCTCGATGCCAATGAAAAATGACTCGGAGGAGACAATTGAAGCACCAGATGCCTCATCGATGGGATACTCAGACACGAG AAACCCCGAGTATTATGGAGATGAACATCTCAGAAATAGCCCagatgaaaattttgttcatAAAGCTGGTGTCAATGCTAGTAGTTACGATTCTCCTTCAGTTTCACAGCCAGAGGTGTTGAAACAGGAAACCACTGAAGCTCCTCGAGGGAATCAATATGCATTTCCTTCTTCTTCGCCTAATTATACTTATGATAACACCCAGCAGTTGAATACTGCATTGAATCACCAAGAGATGAGCTCGCAGATTCAGAATCTCTCTCCTTTCTCAAGTATGATG GCGTATACAAATTCATTACCCAGCACTTTGTTGGCTTCAAATGTTCAAGCTGGGAGGGAGCCTGATCTTCCATACTCACCCTTCCCTGTGATGCAGTCAGTGTCCACTAAGTACAGCGACACAGATTCTTCCATCAGTGGTCCAAGCATTTCAATGTCTGAG GCTTTGAGACAAGGTGGTATCTCGACACAACAGCCAACTCCACAGACCCTGCCTGGTGCAAGTGTTGCCACAGGACCTGCTCTTCCACAGCACCTTGCTGTGCACCCCTATTCTCAACCTACCCTTCCTTTGGGACATTTTGCCAATATGATTGGCTATCCTTTCTTGCCTCAGAGTTACACATACATGCCATCTGCATTCCAACAAGCATTTTCTGGTAATAATACATACCATCAGTCTTTGGCAGCAATGCTCCCACAATATAAAAATAGTGTTCCTGTCAGTAGCTTGCCTCAGACCTCTGCAATTGCCTCTGGCTATGGATTTGGAAGTTCAACCAGCGCTCCTGGAGGAAACTTTCCTCTGAATTCCCCCACTGCTCCTGCAGGAACAACCATAGGCTATGATGATGTTTTAAGTTCGCAGTACAAGGATGGCAATCATTTGATCTCACTTCAACAG AATGATAACTCGGGTATGTGGGTTCAAGGGCCTGGTTCACGAACAATGTCTGCTGTCCCTGGAAGCACATATTACAGTTTCCAGGGACAGAATCAGCAGCCTGGTGGGTTTCGGCAAGGTCAGCAGCCATCTCAGCATTTTGGTGCTCTTGGATACCCGAATTTCTACCATTCTCAGACGGGTATATCACtggagcagcagcagcaacaaaacACTAGAGATGGTTCTCTTGGTGGTTCCCAAGGCCAACAACAGCCTAAGCAGACCCAACAGTTATGGCAGAATAACTACTAA
- the LOC119999132 gene encoding RNA polymerase II degradation factor 1-like isoform X1, which translates to MSAKGGGRVGASNNGKNSTGISSIPAGSRKLVQTVKEIVNSPDAEIYTMLKACNMDPNEAVNSLLAQDPFHEVKSKRHKKKENKDSTDPRSHGASNTSNRSGRGGADRYGGRGGSSQFSSSESSFSQSKPSYKKENGTHASGGSSSCASGTAGNNINWKHPPNSDYYVNTESKMSVAGSRDAISSSLQPSSGMQPAWVGIPGQLSMADIVKMGKPQNRAPSIPNPPHHSGDLPADYLPTLSQMNTEPEFATSYPVSSNDEWPSIERPPAPSAPAVLAADSEFYTDSSKLHVDKGHQHMKSQLDDVPIADDGPVESLNANHVRPASISSTSTQEDNSRDSSLYDDNLYGNIGSYQAHRNAFEPNEAEDGASLLTANLQQLSLQNNDVVVQPEEDDPSVVIPDHLQVHMQDCAHLSFGSFGSGFSSAFSGPFASMPMKNDSEETIEAPDASSMGYSDTRNPEYYGDEHLRNSPDENFVHKAGVNASSYDSPSVSQPEVLKQETTEAPRGNQYAFPSSSPNYTYDNTQQLNTALNHQEMSSQIQNLSPFSSMMAYTNSLPSTLLASNVQAGREPDLPYSPFPVMQSVSTKYSDTDSSISGPSISMSEALRQGGISTQQPTPQTLPGASVATGPALPQHLAVHPYSQPTLPLGHFANMIGYPFLPQSYTYMPSAFQQAFSGNNTYHQSLAAMLPQYKNSVPVSSLPQTSAIASGYGFGSSTSAPGGNFPLNSPTAPAGTTIGYDDVLSSQYKDGNHLISLQQNDNSGMWVQGPGSRTMSAVPGSTYYSFQGQNQQPGGFRQGQQPSQHFGALGYPNFYHSQTGISLEQQQQQNTRDGSLGGSQGQQQPKQTQQLWQNNY; encoded by the exons ATGAGCGCCAAGGGAGGAGGAAGGGTTGGGGCCAGCAACAATGGCAAGAACAGTACTGGGATTTCGTCCATACCTGCAGGGTCAAGGAAGCTGGTGCAGACTGTGAAGGAGATTGTGAACTCTCCCGATGCGGAGATCTACACCATGCTTAAGGCCTGTAACATGGACCCTAACGAGGCTGTCAATAGCCTCCTCGCCCAAG ATCCTTTTCATGAGGTGAAGAGCAAACGGCACAAGAAAAAAGAG AATAAGGATTCAACGGATCCCAGATCTCATGGTGCTTCTAACACTTCGAACCGTAGTGGCAGGGGTGGTGCAGATCGTTATGGTGGACGTGGTGGGTCAAGCCAGTTCAGCTCTAGTG AGTCGAGTTTTTCACAAAGCAAGCCTTCATACAAGAAGGAAAATGGAACACATGCTTCTGGAGGCTCGTCATCTTGTGCTTCTGGTACTGCTGGGAACAACATAAACTGGAAACATCCACCCAATAG CGACTATTATGTCAATACAGAAAGTAAAATGTCAGTAGCAGGCTCGCGTGATGCGATCTCCTCATCCTTGCAACCTTCTTCTGGAATGCAACCCGCTTGGGTCGGTATTCCTGGTCAGTTATCGATGGCAGACATTGTGAAGATGGGTAAGCCTCAAAATAGGGCCCCTTCGATACCAAATCCACCTCATCACAGTGGTGACTTACCAGCAGATTATCTTCCCACGCTATCACAGATGAACACTGAACCAGAATTTGCTACAAGTTATCCTGTTTCTTCCAATGATGAATGGCCATCAATAGAGCGGCCACCTGCTCCTAGTGCGCCTGCCGTTTTAGCTGCAGATTCTGAGTTTTATACAGATTCATCTAAGTTGCATGTGGACAAAGGTCACCAGCATATGAAGTCCCAGTTAGACGATGTCCCGATAGCAGATGATGGTCCTGTTGAATCTTTGAATGCAAATCATGTTAGACCTGCTTCTATATCCAGTACAAGCACACAGGAGGACAATTCTAGAGATTCATCTCTATATGATGATAATTTGTATGGTAACATAGGTTCGTACCAGGCTCACAGGAATGCTTTTGAGCCTAATGAAG CTGAAGATGGTGCTTCATTACTGACTGCGAACTTGCAGCAACTGAGTTTACAGAACAATGATGTGGTGGTCCAACCTGAAGAGGATGATCCTTCTGTTGTGATTCCGGATCACTTGCAAGTTCATATGCAGGATTGTGCACACCTGagctttggaagttttggttcTGGTTTCAGTTCTGCCTTTTCTGGTCCTTTTGCCTCGATGCCAATGAAAAATGACTCGGAGGAGACAATTGAAGCACCAGATGCCTCATCGATGGGATACTCAGACACGAG AAACCCCGAGTATTATGGAGATGAACATCTCAGAAATAGCCCagatgaaaattttgttcatAAAGCTGGTGTCAATGCTAGTAGTTACGATTCTCCTTCAGTTTCACAGCCAGAGGTGTTGAAACAGGAAACCACTGAAGCTCCTCGAGGGAATCAATATGCATTTCCTTCTTCTTCGCCTAATTATACTTATGATAACACCCAGCAGTTGAATACTGCATTGAATCACCAAGAGATGAGCTCGCAGATTCAGAATCTCTCTCCTTTCTCAAGTATGATG GCGTATACAAATTCATTACCCAGCACTTTGTTGGCTTCAAATGTTCAAGCTGGGAGGGAGCCTGATCTTCCATACTCACCCTTCCCTGTGATGCAGTCAGTGTCCACTAAGTACAGCGACACAGATTCTTCCATCAGTGGTCCAAGCATTTCAATGTCTGAG GCTTTGAGACAAGGTGGTATCTCGACACAACAGCCAACTCCACAGACCCTGCCTGGTGCAAGTGTTGCCACAGGACCTGCTCTTCCACAGCACCTTGCTGTGCACCCCTATTCTCAACCTACCCTTCCTTTGGGACATTTTGCCAATATGATTGGCTATCCTTTCTTGCCTCAGAGTTACACATACATGCCATCTGCATTCCAACAAGCATTTTCTGGTAATAATACATACCATCAGTCTTTGGCAGCAATGCTCCCACAATATAAAAATAGTGTTCCTGTCAGTAGCTTGCCTCAGACCTCTGCAATTGCCTCTGGCTATGGATTTGGAAGTTCAACCAGCGCTCCTGGAGGAAACTTTCCTCTGAATTCCCCCACTGCTCCTGCAGGAACAACCATAGGCTATGATGATGTTTTAAGTTCGCAGTACAAGGATGGCAATCATTTGATCTCACTTCAACAG AATGATAACTCGGGTATGTGGGTTCAAGGGCCTGGTTCACGAACAATGTCTGCTGTCCCTGGAAGCACATATTACAGTTTCCAGGGACAGAATCAGCAGCCTGGTGGGTTTCGGCAAGGTCAGCAGCCATCTCAGCATTTTGGTGCTCTTGGATACCCGAATTTCTACCATTCTCAGACGGGTATATCACtggagcagcagcagcaacaaaacACTAGAGATGGTTCTCTTGGTGGTTCCCAAGGCCAACAACAGCCTAAGCAGACCCAACAGTTATGGCAGAATAACTACTAA